A single window of Athene noctua chromosome 1, bAthNoc1.hap1.1, whole genome shotgun sequence DNA harbors:
- the PDE2A gene encoding cGMP-dependent 3',5'-cyclic phosphodiesterase isoform X2, translating to MGTLHDTDALLSLGAAIEVSCLRAALRHALVCLLPRVEHVYIYLLDGDTRLVCDDPPHDLPPDGKLRDAVRRQKRVECGGLPPTELPGHQLGPLAAPLAPGTQVLIIPLVDADSGAVVCVILVHCGQLSDSDEQNLRVLERHALVACRRLRALQKLQPWPRVSLSTSSSQNSLAKAEKAPDTGYSDLDCKILQLCGELYDLDAASLQLKVINYLKQETQSLCCCLLLVSEDNHQLFCQVVGDHVLEEEISFSLTFGRLGRVVEDKKSITLKDISEEEHKQLSSMLGCEVTSMLCVPVTSRATSQVVALACAFNKLGGGSYTEADEHKIQHCFCYTSTVLTSTLAFQKEQKLKCECQALLQVAKNLFTHLDDVSVLLQEIITEARNLSNAEICSVFLLDRLSHELVAKVFDGGVVDDESYEIRIPADQGIAGHVATTGKILNIKDAYSHPLFYRGVDDSTGFRTRNILCFPIKNESQEVIGVAELVNKINGPWFSKFDEDLATAFSIYCGISIAHSLLYKKVNEAQYRSHLANEMMMYHMKVSDDEYTKLLSEGIQPVSTIDPNFASFTYTPRSLPEDDTSMAILSMLQDMNFINNYKMDRQTLTRFCLMVKKGYRDPPYHNWMHAFSVSHFCYLLYKNLELVNYLEDIEIFALFISCMCHDLDHRGTNNSFQVASKSVLAALYSSEGSVMERHHFAQAIAILNSQGCNIFDHFSRKDYQRMLDLMRDIILATDLAHHLRIFKDLQKMAEVGYDAKNKQHRSLLLCLLMTSCDLSDQTKGWKTTRKIAELIYKEFFSQGDLEKAMGNRPLEMMDREKAYIPELQISFMEHIAMPIYKLLQDLFPKAAELYERVASNREQWTKVSHKFTIRGLPSNNSLDFLDEEYDPQAPDPQFNGCLEPEGGQPEAEAE from the exons GACGCGCTGCTGAGCCTGGGGGCCGCCATCGAGGTCTCCTGCCTGCGGGCCGCGCTGCGCCACGCCCTCGTCTGCCTCCTGCCGCGCGTG GAGCACGTGTACATCTACCTGCTGGATGGGGACACCCGGCTGGTCTGCGACGACCCCCCCCACGACCTGCCGCCCGATGGGAAGCTCCG GGACGCCGTGCGCAGGCAGAAGCGGGTGGAGTgtggggggctgccccccaccgAGCTCCCCGGGCaccagctgggacccctggcagcaCCCCTGGCCCCCGGCACCCAAG TGCTCATCATCCCGCTGGTGGATGCCGACAGCGGGGCCGTGGTCTGCGTCATCCTG gTACACTGCGGCCAGCTCAGCGACTCAGATGAGCAGAACCTGCGTGTGCTGGAGAGACAC GCCCTGGTGGCGTGTCGGCGGCTGCGGGCCCTGCAGAAGCTGCAGCCCTGGCCCCGCGTCAGCCTCTCCACCAGCTCCTCCCAGAACTCCCTGGCCAAGGCCGAGAAAGCTCCGGACACCGGCTACAGCGACCTGGACTGCAAGATCCTGCAGCTCTGCG GTGAGCTCTATGACCTGGATGCCGCCTCGCTCCAGCTCAAGGTCATCAACTAC ctGAAGCAGGAGACCCAgtcgctgtgctgctgcctcctgctcgtCTCCGAGGACAACCACCAGCTCTTCTGCCAG GTGGTGGGGGACCACGTCCTCGAGGAGGAGATCAGCTTTTCG CTCACCTTCGGGCGCCTGGGGCGGGTGGTGGAGGACAAGAAATCCATCACCTTGAAGGACATCAGTGAG GAGGAGCACAAGCAGCTGAGCAGCATGTTGGGCTGCGAGGTCACCTCCATGCTGTGTGTCCCTGTCACCAGCCGGGCCACCTCCCAGGTGGTGGCATTGGCCTGCGCCTTCAACAAGCTGGGCGGGGGGAG CTACACAGAGGCAGATGAGCACAAGATCCAGCACTGCTTCTGCTACACCTCGACGGTGCTCACCAGCACTTTGGCCTTCCAGAAGGAGCAGAAGCTCAAGTGCGAGTGTCAG GCCCTGCTGCAGGTGGCGAAGAACCTCTTCACGCATTTGG ACGACGTGTCGGTTCTGCTCCAGGAGATCATCACGGAGGCCCGAAACCTCAGCAACGCGGAGAT ATGCTCCGTGTTCCTGCTGGACCGGCTCAGCCACGAGCTGGTGGCCAAAGTGTTTGACGGCGGCGTGGTGGACGATGAG AGCTACGAGATCCGCATCCCGGCCGACCAGGGCATCGCCGGGCACGTGGCCACCACCGGCAAGATCCTCAACATCAAGGACGCCTACTCCCACCCGCTCTTCTACCGGGGGGTGGACGACAGCACCGGCTTCCGCACCCGCAACATCCTCTGCTTCCCCATCAAGAACGAGAGCCAGG AGGTCATCGGGGTGGCGGAACTGGTCAACAAGATCAACGGCCCCTGGTTCAGCAAATTCGACGAGGACCTGGCCACCGCCTTCTCCATCTACTGCGGCATCAGCATCGCCCAC TCGCTGCTGTACAAGAAGGTGAACGAGGCGCAGTACCGCAGCCACCTGGCCAATGAGATGATGATGTACCACATGAAG GTCTCGGATGACGAGTACACGAAGCTGCTGAGCGAGGGCATCCAGCCCGTGTCGACCATCGACCCCAACTTCGCCAGCTTCACCTACACCCCCCGCTCGCTGCCCGAGGACGACACCTCCATG GCCATCCTGAGCATGCTGCAGGACATGAACTTCATCAACAACTACAAGATGGACCGGCAGACGCTCACCAG GTTCTGCCTGATGGTGAAGAAGGGCTACCGTGACCCCCCGTACCACAACTGGATGCACGCCTTCTCTGTCTCCCACTTCTGCTACCTGCTCTACAAGAACCTGGAGCTCGTCAACTACCTGGA agACATCGAGATCTTTGCCCTCTTCATCTCCTGCATGTGCCACGACCTGGACCACAGAGGCACCAATAACTCCTTCCAGGTGGCCTCG AAATCGGTCCTGGCCGCCCTGTACAGCTCCGAGGGTTCCGTCATGGAG AGGCATCACTTCGCCCAAGCCATCGCCATCCTCAACAGCCAGGGCTGCAACATCTTCGACCACTTCTCCCGCAAG GACTACCAGCGCATGCTGGACCTCATGAGGGACATCATCTTGGCCACGGACCTGGCCCACCACCTGCGCATCTTCAAGGACCTCCAGAAGATGGCAGAAG TGGGCTATGACGCCAAGAACAAGCAGCACCGCAgcctgctgctctgcctgctcatGACCTCCTGCGACCTCTCCGACCAGACCAAGGGCTGGAAGACCACCAGGAAGATCGCG GAGCTGATCTACAAGGAGTTCTTCTCCCAGGGTGACTTG GAGAAGGCCATGGGCAACCGTCCGCTGGAGATGATGGACCGGGAGAAAGCCTACATCCCCGAGCTGCAGATCAGCTTCATGGAGCACATCGCCATGCCCATCTACAA gTTGCTGCAAGATCTGTTCCCCAAGGCGGCAGAGCTCTACGAGAGGGTGGCCAGCAACCGGGAGCAGTGGACGAAGGTCTCCCACAAATTCACCATCCGGGGGTTACCCAGTAACAACTCCCTGGACTTTCTGGATGAGGAATACGACCCCCAGGCCCCCGACCCCCAGTTCAACGGCTGCCTGGAGCCCGAAGGGGGGCAGCCCGAGGCGGAGGCTGAGTGA
- the PDE2A gene encoding cGMP-dependent 3',5'-cyclic phosphodiesterase isoform X1: MGQGCGHSILCRSQPYQAAASELRGQQVFLKVEDAVPGSEALQDALLSLGAAIEVSCLRAALRHALVCLLPRVEHVYIYLLDGDTRLVCDDPPHDLPPDGKLRDAVRRQKRVECGGLPPTELPGHQLGPLAAPLAPGTQVLIIPLVDADSGAVVCVILVHCGQLSDSDEQNLRVLERHALVACRRLRALQKLQPWPRVSLSTSSSQNSLAKAEKAPDTGYSDLDCKILQLCGELYDLDAASLQLKVINYLKQETQSLCCCLLLVSEDNHQLFCQVVGDHVLEEEISFSLTFGRLGRVVEDKKSITLKDISEEEHKQLSSMLGCEVTSMLCVPVTSRATSQVVALACAFNKLGGGSYTEADEHKIQHCFCYTSTVLTSTLAFQKEQKLKCECQALLQVAKNLFTHLDDVSVLLQEIITEARNLSNAEICSVFLLDRLSHELVAKVFDGGVVDDESYEIRIPADQGIAGHVATTGKILNIKDAYSHPLFYRGVDDSTGFRTRNILCFPIKNESQEVIGVAELVNKINGPWFSKFDEDLATAFSIYCGISIAHSLLYKKVNEAQYRSHLANEMMMYHMKVSDDEYTKLLSEGIQPVSTIDPNFASFTYTPRSLPEDDTSMAILSMLQDMNFINNYKMDRQTLTRFCLMVKKGYRDPPYHNWMHAFSVSHFCYLLYKNLELVNYLEDIEIFALFISCMCHDLDHRGTNNSFQVASKSVLAALYSSEGSVMERHHFAQAIAILNSQGCNIFDHFSRKDYQRMLDLMRDIILATDLAHHLRIFKDLQKMAEVGYDAKNKQHRSLLLCLLMTSCDLSDQTKGWKTTRKIAELIYKEFFSQGDLEKAMGNRPLEMMDREKAYIPELQISFMEHIAMPIYKLLQDLFPKAAELYERVASNREQWTKVSHKFTIRGLPSNNSLDFLDEEYDPQAPDPQFNGCLEPEGGQPEAEAE; encoded by the exons GACGCGCTGCTGAGCCTGGGGGCCGCCATCGAGGTCTCCTGCCTGCGGGCCGCGCTGCGCCACGCCCTCGTCTGCCTCCTGCCGCGCGTG GAGCACGTGTACATCTACCTGCTGGATGGGGACACCCGGCTGGTCTGCGACGACCCCCCCCACGACCTGCCGCCCGATGGGAAGCTCCG GGACGCCGTGCGCAGGCAGAAGCGGGTGGAGTgtggggggctgccccccaccgAGCTCCCCGGGCaccagctgggacccctggcagcaCCCCTGGCCCCCGGCACCCAAG TGCTCATCATCCCGCTGGTGGATGCCGACAGCGGGGCCGTGGTCTGCGTCATCCTG gTACACTGCGGCCAGCTCAGCGACTCAGATGAGCAGAACCTGCGTGTGCTGGAGAGACAC GCCCTGGTGGCGTGTCGGCGGCTGCGGGCCCTGCAGAAGCTGCAGCCCTGGCCCCGCGTCAGCCTCTCCACCAGCTCCTCCCAGAACTCCCTGGCCAAGGCCGAGAAAGCTCCGGACACCGGCTACAGCGACCTGGACTGCAAGATCCTGCAGCTCTGCG GTGAGCTCTATGACCTGGATGCCGCCTCGCTCCAGCTCAAGGTCATCAACTAC ctGAAGCAGGAGACCCAgtcgctgtgctgctgcctcctgctcgtCTCCGAGGACAACCACCAGCTCTTCTGCCAG GTGGTGGGGGACCACGTCCTCGAGGAGGAGATCAGCTTTTCG CTCACCTTCGGGCGCCTGGGGCGGGTGGTGGAGGACAAGAAATCCATCACCTTGAAGGACATCAGTGAG GAGGAGCACAAGCAGCTGAGCAGCATGTTGGGCTGCGAGGTCACCTCCATGCTGTGTGTCCCTGTCACCAGCCGGGCCACCTCCCAGGTGGTGGCATTGGCCTGCGCCTTCAACAAGCTGGGCGGGGGGAG CTACACAGAGGCAGATGAGCACAAGATCCAGCACTGCTTCTGCTACACCTCGACGGTGCTCACCAGCACTTTGGCCTTCCAGAAGGAGCAGAAGCTCAAGTGCGAGTGTCAG GCCCTGCTGCAGGTGGCGAAGAACCTCTTCACGCATTTGG ACGACGTGTCGGTTCTGCTCCAGGAGATCATCACGGAGGCCCGAAACCTCAGCAACGCGGAGAT ATGCTCCGTGTTCCTGCTGGACCGGCTCAGCCACGAGCTGGTGGCCAAAGTGTTTGACGGCGGCGTGGTGGACGATGAG AGCTACGAGATCCGCATCCCGGCCGACCAGGGCATCGCCGGGCACGTGGCCACCACCGGCAAGATCCTCAACATCAAGGACGCCTACTCCCACCCGCTCTTCTACCGGGGGGTGGACGACAGCACCGGCTTCCGCACCCGCAACATCCTCTGCTTCCCCATCAAGAACGAGAGCCAGG AGGTCATCGGGGTGGCGGAACTGGTCAACAAGATCAACGGCCCCTGGTTCAGCAAATTCGACGAGGACCTGGCCACCGCCTTCTCCATCTACTGCGGCATCAGCATCGCCCAC TCGCTGCTGTACAAGAAGGTGAACGAGGCGCAGTACCGCAGCCACCTGGCCAATGAGATGATGATGTACCACATGAAG GTCTCGGATGACGAGTACACGAAGCTGCTGAGCGAGGGCATCCAGCCCGTGTCGACCATCGACCCCAACTTCGCCAGCTTCACCTACACCCCCCGCTCGCTGCCCGAGGACGACACCTCCATG GCCATCCTGAGCATGCTGCAGGACATGAACTTCATCAACAACTACAAGATGGACCGGCAGACGCTCACCAG GTTCTGCCTGATGGTGAAGAAGGGCTACCGTGACCCCCCGTACCACAACTGGATGCACGCCTTCTCTGTCTCCCACTTCTGCTACCTGCTCTACAAGAACCTGGAGCTCGTCAACTACCTGGA agACATCGAGATCTTTGCCCTCTTCATCTCCTGCATGTGCCACGACCTGGACCACAGAGGCACCAATAACTCCTTCCAGGTGGCCTCG AAATCGGTCCTGGCCGCCCTGTACAGCTCCGAGGGTTCCGTCATGGAG AGGCATCACTTCGCCCAAGCCATCGCCATCCTCAACAGCCAGGGCTGCAACATCTTCGACCACTTCTCCCGCAAG GACTACCAGCGCATGCTGGACCTCATGAGGGACATCATCTTGGCCACGGACCTGGCCCACCACCTGCGCATCTTCAAGGACCTCCAGAAGATGGCAGAAG TGGGCTATGACGCCAAGAACAAGCAGCACCGCAgcctgctgctctgcctgctcatGACCTCCTGCGACCTCTCCGACCAGACCAAGGGCTGGAAGACCACCAGGAAGATCGCG GAGCTGATCTACAAGGAGTTCTTCTCCCAGGGTGACTTG GAGAAGGCCATGGGCAACCGTCCGCTGGAGATGATGGACCGGGAGAAAGCCTACATCCCCGAGCTGCAGATCAGCTTCATGGAGCACATCGCCATGCCCATCTACAA gTTGCTGCAAGATCTGTTCCCCAAGGCGGCAGAGCTCTACGAGAGGGTGGCCAGCAACCGGGAGCAGTGGACGAAGGTCTCCCACAAATTCACCATCCGGGGGTTACCCAGTAACAACTCCCTGGACTTTCTGGATGAGGAATACGACCCCCAGGCCCCCGACCCCCAGTTCAACGGCTGCCTGGAGCCCGAAGGGGGGCAGCCCGAGGCGGAGGCTGAGTGA